The genomic stretch TACACGTCAGTAAGCGCCTGCGCGTGGTCAGTTTGCGGCAAATGCACCGGCTGGTTTTCGACGATCAGCACGCCAGCGGCGCACGGCAGTAAAAACAGATTCATCGACGGCGTACCGATAAACCCGGCAACAAACAGGTTAGCCGGATGCGCATACAGCGTTTCCGGCGCGCCGATTTGTTGCAGATGGCCTTTATCGAGCACCGCAATCCGGTCGGCCATGGTCATGGCTTCCATCTGATCGTGCGTGACGTACACGGTGCTGGTTTTCAGTTGCTGATGCAGCTGCATAATCCCGTCGCGCACTTCGGTACGCAGGCGCGCATCGAGGTTCGACAAGGGTTCATCCATCAGAAATAACTTCGGATCGCGCACTATCGCCCGCGCCATCGCCACGCGCTGACGCTGACCGCCGGACAATTTGCCCGGTTTGCGTTTCAGCAACGGTTCCAGCTGCAATAATCCGGCCACGCGGTCGACCCGCGCCTGATGCTGATCTTTCGGCTCATTGCGCATCCGCATGCCGAACGTAATGTTCTGCTCAACGGTCATGTGCGGAAACAGCGCGTAGTTCTGGAAAATCATCGAGAAATTTCGTTCACGCGGTGCCTGCGCAGTGATGTCAGTTCCGTCGAGCAAAATACGCCCGTCGCTGACCTCTTCCAGACCCGCCAGCAGGCGCAGCAAGGTACTTTTGCCGCAACCCGACGGCCCGACCAGCACCAGAAATTCGCCGTCGGCAATCTCAAGTGAAAGCTGATTCACCGCCGTACTGCCTTCAAACTGCTTGCTAATATTTTCGAGACGAATGCCAGACATCATTAATCATCCACCGGGCAACTGATTTGCGCGTCGTAAAGGTACGGCCCCGGATATTGCGACAGCGGATGCAGATAACTGACCAGCCCGGTTTTATCCACCAGACGGTGCATCACGCAGGCTGCCGGTTCGAGGTTATAGAACGGTGCCGGATTGTGGTGATAGTACGGAACCTGGTGCACGGTGCCGGGAATGGTGGTGATGATCGCCTGCTTGTACTGGGTGAAAATCAGGCGGTGCGTATGGCCGCAGAACACGCGAACCAGCGACGGGAAACGATCAATCAGCGCCAGCAACTGGTCACCATTTTCACAGGAAATCGCGTCCATTTGCGCGGAACCGACTTTGACCGGCGGATGGTGCATAAACACCGCCGTCGGTTTGTCACCGCCCTGCTCCAGCTGGCCTTCCAGCCACGCCAGCGTTTCCAGTGTCAGATAACCTTTCGATTCACCGGCCAGGCTGGAATCCACAAACAGCAGACGCATCGGGAAATCGTCGATGGCGTAACGCATGTTTTGCGGGTCGTTTCCGAGCTGAGGGCACAGCGGATGAAGCGCTTCCAGAAACTGCGCTTTGTCATCGTGATTGCCCGGAATGATAAACAGCGGATAACGCAGATTGCCCAGCGTGCGGCGCGCCACTTCATATTCCTGTGGCAGGCCGCAGTTAACGATATCGCCGGTGATCACCACTGCATCCGGTTGTTCTTCCAGCGCATTCAGCTGGCTGACCACTTCGGCGTTACAGCCGTTTACGTCGATAAAGTCATACAACATTCGGCCGTGGCTGCGAAAGTGCATGTCAGAGATCTGAGCTAAAAACATGGAAGACTCCTTTATTTAATCCCCGAAAAACCGAAGCTTTTCAGGAACTGTTTCTGAAAAATAATGAACGCCAGCATCAGCGGCAGGCACACCATCAGCGTTCCGGCAGTAATTAATCCCCACTGGCCGCCGGATTCCGCGCCCATCGCGAAGGACACCAGCCCGACGGTGAGCACCTGTTTGTCCGGGTCGTTCAGCACCATCAGCGGCCAGAGATATTCGTTCCAGTGATAGGTAATGCTGACCGTCGCGAAAGCGAGAATGGCGGGCCATGACATCGGGATCAGCACGCGGAATACCACCTGCCACCAGCGGCAGCCTTCCATCAGCGCGGCCTCTTCAATTTCACGCGGGATACTGAGAAATGCCTGACGCATCAGGAACACGCCAAATGCCGACGCGAAGTACGGCATCATCACGCCGGTCAATGTGTTGAGCAGCCCGAACTGTTTGAGGATCATCATGTTCGGCACCATCATGATGACCGGCATGATCATCAGCTGGATAAGCAGCAGGTAGAACAGCGTCTGTTTGCCGCGAAATTCGTGATACGCGAAGACGTAACCGGCGGTGGTAATCGTTACCAGCTGAACCAGAAACGTGCCGAACGAGAAGAAAATGGTGTTGGCGTAAAGCCGCAGCCAGTCGGCGCTGTCCCAGGCATCACGGAAGTTTTGCAGCGTCAGCGGGAAACGCGGCAACAGCGAGGCCATATCCGGCCCGAAGCTGCTTTCACTGAAAGCCGACGACAGCATCCACAGGAACGGAGCCATCCACAGAAAGGCGGCGCAGAGCAGCAGAACCGGCAACGTCGAACGACGGGCACCGCGCAGCAGCAGCCCGGAAGAACGCGGTACGGCGCGTGATTTTTGAGTCATCAATGTTTCAACGCTCATAGTGAGCCCCTC from Rahnella sikkimica encodes the following:
- a CDS encoding ABC transporter ATP-binding protein produces the protein MSGIRLENISKQFEGSTAVNQLSLEIADGEFLVLVGPSGCGKSTLLRLLAGLEEVSDGRILLDGTDITAQAPRERNFSMIFQNYALFPHMTVEQNITFGMRMRNEPKDQHQARVDRVAGLLQLEPLLKRKPGKLSGGQRQRVAMARAIVRDPKLFLMDEPLSNLDARLRTEVRDGIMQLHQQLKTSTVYVTHDQMEAMTMADRIAVLDKGHLQQIGAPETLYAHPANLFVAGFIGTPSMNLFLLPCAAGVLIVENQPVHLPQTDHAQALTDVYLGIRPEHISDRPVEGESLQLQATLTYRELLGAEYLCHADTTLGKIRYVRKNQLRENTGDIPQPGDRITLHFSLHDLHLFSGQNQQNLHRENFL
- a CDS encoding phosphodiesterase, yielding MFLAQISDMHFRSHGRMLYDFIDVNGCNAEVVSQLNALEEQPDAVVITGDIVNCGLPQEYEVARRTLGNLRYPLFIIPGNHDDKAQFLEALHPLCPQLGNDPQNMRYAIDDFPMRLLFVDSSLAGESKGYLTLETLAWLEGQLEQGGDKPTAVFMHHPPVKVGSAQMDAISCENGDQLLALIDRFPSLVRVFCGHTHRLIFTQYKQAIITTIPGTVHQVPYYHHNPAPFYNLEPAACVMHRLVDKTGLVSYLHPLSQYPGPYLYDAQISCPVDD
- a CDS encoding carbohydrate ABC transporter permease, which gives rise to MSVETLMTQKSRAVPRSSGLLLRGARRSTLPVLLLCAAFLWMAPFLWMLSSAFSESSFGPDMASLLPRFPLTLQNFRDAWDSADWLRLYANTIFFSFGTFLVQLVTITTAGYVFAYHEFRGKQTLFYLLLIQLMIMPVIMMVPNMMILKQFGLLNTLTGVMMPYFASAFGVFLMRQAFLSIPREIEEAALMEGCRWWQVVFRVLIPMSWPAILAFATVSITYHWNEYLWPLMVLNDPDKQVLTVGLVSFAMGAESGGQWGLITAGTLMVCLPLMLAFIIFQKQFLKSFGFSGIK